The region TCATGGTGGAGATCTGTTTCGGGCACAGCTTCTGGGCCGGGAGTTGAAAGCAGGAGTCCCAGGGGAGGTGAAGGATCTGGAGAATGGCACATACCTCTTGTCCTTCCCCCTGCTCTGGACTGGACCGGCCCAGGTGCAAGTGAGGCTGATCCACTCCAGTGAGGCAGTCAGGGTCCTACAGAGCGTCTGGAAAGGAAAATGGGCCACCGTTGGCTTTAGGGGGTATTTTCGAGGCAGGAATGGCTCTCAAGAGACTGTGATCTGCAACATGGACCCCCAGTCAACTGGAGCCCAAGGGCCCACCTGCCAGTACAGGGATGTGGTCTCTGGGGAGCTCTGGTTCTGTGCTCAACCCTCTACTCTGCCCTGCGATGCTTTAGTCAGTCACTCCAGTGGAAGTTACCTGAAGGTGACCACACGGCATGATCAAGAACTGATGGCTGGCCTTGCCCCCTCGGCCCCCATGCCGCCCTGGCCACCTGTCTCCAAAACCCTCTGGCTTCTACTACCAAGACAGATGGCACTCAACATTCTGTTTTAGCCGCTCTTTCCCCACTATAGACAGCATCCTGAACTGCCTGGCTGGCCGCATTGTCTACATGATGGGGGATTCCACCCTTCGGCAGTGGTGGGAGTATCTGCGAGACACAGTGCCCTGTGAGTGACCATGGGGGCAGAGGAGGGCCTGTGAGGACTCATGATGGAAATGTCAGGCAACATTTACATTGAAGGAGACTCCCAGGCCTCAATGGAGGCATTCTCTTAATTACAAATTCTCTTTTCAGATAACTGTAGGTTGTACTAAGTTGACGAAAAGCAAAttaggacacctgagaacccatCCCACTGTCCAGCACTAGGGTTCCAAGCATACAtgaccacacctagctttttaaTATAGGCTCTGGGGgctccaactcaggtcctcatgtttgcactgCAAGCACAATACCAAATGTGTCCACAACTTAAGTAACTTAGAATTAGCCACTGTAGTGAGCTACAGGACAGCCATGAACACACAATGAacgtaatggtttaagtaaaatggtGCAGGTTCCTaagtggtggcagtgggccatgagaccacgctgcaggtccctgagtggcagcaggcagtgggcagtgggtcccgaGCCCATGGTAGGCCACTAAGGCAGCCAGTTCCCGGGCAGGAAACTGCATGGCAAGTGAGAGACCTAGCCAGATAGTCACGCCATGCAGaatgaagttggatatttatttagtgcgttatggaagggaaggggagaagggggaagagcagagagtgagaggcaaagagagagataaacagagagggggaaggagagaagggagagacagaagctgcctgagagagagagagagagagggagagagagagagagagagagagagagagagagagagagagagagagagagagagagagaggaagggactgaggctggaagctgaagatcagcttgccttggtggatgggggatggggaggaaatggacatggcttgtctcttaaagggacaggacagaacaatacagtgaaacccttcttaaaaataaaaagaaagaatgaaaagaagagagaaaaactaGGTTTAGTAATATACTCAGGTAGAAGCAGAGGGATAAGGAGTTCAGGGTCTTCCTTGGCTATcttgtgaggttgaggccagcctgggcttcatgagcccttgactcaaaacagaaacaagcaatAAGAACAAAAACATCTGGAAGTCATTATCAAGATATTAGTTGACTGGGATGCAGGGGAAATTCAGGAAGTCGAGAGCAACTTGGGTAGAGATGGTAGGCTTCTTTTATCCATGCTGCATTTAAGGCAACAGAGAAACATTAGATAATGTTCCTCTTGAAGTACGGAATGATACATAGGTGTCTGGTAACTCTTCAACAAAAACCCAAGAGAAGGAAGTAGCTGAATTCCTCtgaggtaaagatggtaaagaaaaaATGGGCAGAGGCCAGTAAAACATCTCAGCAGGTTAAGGCATTTGATATGCAAGCCTGGTGATCTGAATTCAAATCCTAGAACCTTCATGGTGCAAGGAGAGCTGACTCTCAAAAGTTGActtcatgtgcatgtgcactccATGGTACACtctgtacacactcacatacacatgtcaTAAACACATATCTTCACACAGCAACACAACAGAAGGGGGGAGaagaggtgaggggagggagaaaagggcagggaaaggaaaggataggagggaaggagaggtggaAAAAcaggtggcaacatgggccatggTAGGGCctaactgtaatctcagcaggtGGGGACAGTTCCATCAAGAGTCCAAGGTCACCCTTAATCAGCCTGGGCTAGGATATAGCCCCCTCTCCTACAACAagggaacaaagaagaaagaaaaaagaagaaaagtgtgtAACAAAGCCAAAATTTTATAGAATTAAGGGCTGGAACATGGCTCAGGGATGAGTGTTTGCAGAGGACTTGTGTTTCTACATATGTGTAATATGTATATTAAACATGTTTTTGAGACATAAAAAAAAGAGAGGCAATGcatgcagctcagaggcacaagctgTTCAGAGGCACAAGCATCTCCGCCATGCTGGACTCTGCAGAGCATGGTCAGAAACTACTGTgtttaccataataacagcacagctTAAGTTTGGGCAGGCAAACAGGCCATACTGTATTACCCTAACAAGGGAGCACCTAAAGTTTTTAAGACACACTTAGCAtgttaagaagtgctcctggacagtaaagaattacagattcacaataggacaaattcagacataaaagacctctaaatgggtcacagtgttggataaatatatgtaggcttgggagagaaaagctaGAGTATACAGTTCACAAAATGAAGTTAATGCTATAAAAAGGTAAAGTCCTtgaagagacagagtacagataatcatagattaaaggaaataaaagaaataagccacaaaaaattggaaaattcaCAGTCTGGATTCTGTACATTACtgtgttttcattaaattttttgactgtgaaagagc is a window of Arvicola amphibius chromosome X, mArvAmp1.2, whole genome shotgun sequence DNA encoding:
- the LOC119804496 gene encoding LOW QUALITY PROTEIN: NXPE family member 3-like (The sequence of the model RefSeq protein was modified relative to this genomic sequence to represent the inferred CDS: inserted 2 bases in 1 codon) gives rise to the protein MSWPEPMNHWIPPPYRASKHGSEPNNWDSLPQELTNLTSLLYWPSTGGKKDDFLASTSPKTSTYHLKGPAQTNYTLGSNLEAILVARDHQGRPKTHGGDLFRAQLLGRELKAGVPGEVKDLENGTYLLSFPLLWTGPAQVQVRLIHSSEAVRVLQSVWKGKWATVGFRGYFRGRNGSQETVICNMDPQSTGAQGPTCQYRDVVSGELWFCAQPSTLPCDALVSHSSGSYLKVTTRHDQELMAGXLPPRPPCRPGHLSPKPSGFYYQDRWHSTFCFSRSFPTIDSILNCLAGRIVYMMGDSTLRQWWEYLRDTVPCE